In one Cloacibacillus porcorum genomic region, the following are encoded:
- a CDS encoding nitroreductase family protein: MKKILSLTAALLLAAASAAMAGNIVLVEPDKTGGPSVMEAIAGRASAEQKAFSNEELSLKELSTILWAATGRNREPKGWTVPMAMGREPYVSVYVLLKSGGYLYNWEKNALMQQTTEKKLTSRAVTQDFAKSAPCILVFVSKGTMNVDNYNYIATGAMSQNVYLAAEALGLKTRFLASFNKVNIEAALMLGPIMKITGVMVVGRQ; encoded by the coding sequence ATGAAAAAGATACTATCGCTCACCGCGGCGCTCCTGCTTGCCGCCGCCTCCGCCGCGATGGCGGGCAACATCGTTCTGGTAGAACCGGATAAAACCGGCGGCCCCTCAGTCATGGAGGCAATCGCCGGCCGAGCCTCGGCGGAACAGAAGGCTTTCTCCAATGAAGAGCTCTCGCTGAAGGAGCTTTCCACGATCCTCTGGGCGGCGACGGGCAGGAACCGCGAGCCCAAGGGCTGGACGGTGCCGATGGCGATGGGCCGCGAGCCTTATGTCTCCGTATATGTGCTGCTCAAGAGCGGCGGCTATCTTTACAACTGGGAGAAGAACGCCCTGATGCAGCAGACGACGGAAAAGAAGCTGACAAGCCGCGCCGTGACACAGGACTTTGCCAAGAGCGCTCCCTGCATCCTGGTCTTCGTCAGCAAGGGCACGATGAACGTCGATAATTACAATTACATCGCCACCGGCGCGATGTCGCAGAACGTCTACCTCGCCGCCGAGGCGCTCGGTCTCAAAACCCGCTTCCTCGCCTCCTTCAATAAGGTAAACATCGAGGCGGCGCTGATGCTCGGCCCGATTATGAAGATAACGGGCGTCATGGTAGTCGGCAGACAGTAA
- a CDS encoding phosphomannomutase/phosphoglucomutase, with product MSFVPAYIFREYDIRGIADAELTDEHVFLIGRAFGTWLMRRGVTAATLGGDARLSTPRIKAAAARGLNAAGVDVTDIGLVSTPTFYWSLYRFDVGGGIMVTGSHNPKEFNGLKVAYDKATLWGDDIQSIYKMIEADDMAEAERPGSCKSADINAEYIDMLVSKITLGPRKPKIVCDSGNGTGGLYAPEFLRRIGCEVTELYSTPDGHFPNHHPDPTKRENLPALIAAVKESGADFGVGFDGDSDRIGVVDNNGEVIWGDRLMALYWSEILPKHPGALAICEVKSSMALPETVERLGGRPIWWNAGHSLVKAKMREEHALFSGEVSGHMFFADEYFGYDDAFYAAGRLARIISNTDKTLAELMAAIPIYPSTIETRYDCPDDVKFGVVERVKEEALAEKLETITVDGVRIIYRDGWGLVRPSNTQPVLVARCEGRTEEALDEITKDMKRRLLAAGSPDFEWGY from the coding sequence ATGAGTTTTGTTCCCGCGTACATCTTTCGCGAATATGATATAAGAGGCATCGCAGATGCCGAGCTCACCGACGAGCACGTATTTCTCATCGGCAGGGCCTTTGGCACCTGGCTCATGCGCCGCGGCGTCACCGCGGCCACCCTTGGCGGAGACGCGAGGCTTTCCACCCCGCGCATAAAGGCCGCCGCCGCACGCGGACTCAACGCGGCGGGCGTCGACGTCACCGACATCGGGCTCGTCTCGACACCGACCTTTTACTGGAGCCTCTATCGCTTCGACGTCGGCGGCGGCATCATGGTGACCGGCAGCCACAACCCGAAGGAGTTCAACGGACTGAAGGTCGCCTACGATAAGGCCACGCTGTGGGGCGACGACATCCAGTCGATATACAAAATGATAGAGGCCGACGACATGGCTGAGGCGGAGAGGCCGGGCAGCTGTAAGAGCGCCGACATCAACGCCGAATACATCGACATGCTCGTTTCAAAGATAACCCTCGGTCCGCGCAAACCCAAAATAGTCTGCGACTCCGGCAACGGCACCGGCGGCCTTTATGCGCCGGAGTTCCTGCGCCGCATCGGCTGCGAGGTGACGGAGCTCTACAGCACGCCAGACGGACACTTCCCCAACCACCATCCTGACCCGACCAAGCGCGAGAACCTCCCGGCGCTGATCGCCGCGGTGAAGGAGAGCGGCGCGGACTTCGGCGTCGGCTTTGACGGCGACTCCGACCGCATAGGCGTGGTGGACAACAACGGCGAGGTCATCTGGGGCGACCGCCTGATGGCGCTCTACTGGAGCGAGATACTGCCGAAACATCCCGGCGCGCTGGCCATCTGCGAGGTAAAGAGCTCGATGGCGCTGCCGGAGACGGTGGAAAGGCTCGGAGGCCGTCCGATTTGGTGGAACGCGGGACACTCACTCGTCAAGGCGAAGATGCGCGAAGAACACGCCCTCTTCTCCGGTGAGGTCTCCGGCCACATGTTCTTCGCCGACGAATATTTCGGCTATGACGACGCCTTCTACGCCGCGGGACGGCTGGCGCGTATCATCTCAAACACGGACAAGACGCTCGCCGAGCTGATGGCGGCCATCCCCATCTACCCCTCGACGATTGAGACGCGCTACGACTGCCCCGACGACGTCAAATTCGGCGTTGTCGAGCGTGTGAAGGAGGAGGCTCTCGCGGAAAAACTTGAGACGATCACCGTTGACGGCGTGCGGATAATATACCGCGACGGCTGGGGGCTCGTGCGCCCCTCAAACACCCAGCCGGTGCTCGTCGCGCGCTGCGAGGGACGTACCGAAGAGGCTCTGGACGAGATAACAAAGGACATGAAGCGGCGTCTGCTGGCGGCGGGAAGTCCCGATTTCGAGTGGGGCTACTAA
- a CDS encoding iron-sulfur cluster assembly scaffold protein — MQCSREVEEMVCVAKGANHGPAPIPEEGKWVESKQIGDISGFTHGVGWCAPQQGACKLSLNVKGGVIQEALVETIGCSGMTHSAAMAAEILPGKTILEALNTDLVCDAINTAMRELFLQIAYGRTQSAFSDNGLPVGAGLEDLGKGLRSQIGTMYGTLEKGPRYLEMAEGYILDQALDKNGEIIGYRYVSLGKMMEAIRKGMDPKEAFEKNTATYGRYAEADKIIDPRRQ, encoded by the coding sequence ATGCAGTGCTCTCGCGAAGTTGAAGAAATGGTATGTGTGGCAAAGGGCGCCAACCACGGTCCCGCGCCCATTCCCGAAGAGGGAAAGTGGGTCGAATCAAAGCAGATCGGCGACATCTCAGGCTTTACGCACGGCGTGGGCTGGTGCGCGCCGCAGCAGGGCGCCTGTAAGCTCTCGCTCAACGTCAAGGGCGGCGTCATCCAGGAGGCGCTCGTCGAGACGATAGGCTGCTCCGGCATGACCCACTCCGCGGCGATGGCGGCGGAGATCCTTCCCGGAAAGACGATCCTTGAGGCGCTCAACACCGACCTCGTCTGCGACGCGATCAACACCGCGATGCGCGAACTCTTCCTCCAGATAGCCTACGGCAGGACGCAGAGCGCCTTCTCCGACAACGGTCTGCCGGTGGGCGCGGGGCTTGAGGACCTCGGCAAAGGGCTGCGCTCACAGATCGGCACGATGTACGGTACCCTGGAAAAGGGCCCGCGCTACCTTGAGATGGCGGAGGGCTACATCCTCGACCAGGCGCTTGATAAAAACGGCGAGATCATCGGCTACCGCTACGTTTCGCTCGGCAAGATGATGGAGGCGATACGCAAAGGCATGGACCCGAAAGAGGCCTTTGAGAAGAACACCGCCACATACGGCCGCTACGCAGAGGCCGATAAGATCATAGATCCGCGCAGGCAGTAG
- a CDS encoding GGGtGRT protein yields the protein MANFEGYDRRIDKINAFLAGIGFECIDETRELCLEKGIDVAAIVRGIQPIAFDNAVWAYTLGAANAIKSGTKTAAAAAEKIGEGLQAFCVPGSVADQRKVGLGHGNLAAMLLHENTKCFCFLAGHESFAAAEGAIGIARTANKVRKDPLRVILNGLGKDAAYIISRINGFTFVETLYNQYTGELEVTMEKPFSDGDKAKVKCYGANDVNEGVAIMRHEGVDVSITGNSTNPTRFQHPVAGTYKKWAVENGKKYFSVASGGGTGRTLHPDNMAAGPASYGMTDTMGRMHSDAQFAGSSSVPAHVDMMGLIGMGNNPMVGASVAVAVAVEEAMR from the coding sequence ATGGCAAACTTTGAAGGTTACGACCGCAGGATAGACAAAATAAACGCATTCCTTGCCGGAATCGGCTTCGAGTGCATCGATGAGACACGGGAACTATGCCTGGAAAAGGGTATAGACGTCGCGGCCATCGTGCGCGGCATCCAGCCGATCGCCTTTGACAACGCCGTCTGGGCCTACACCCTCGGCGCGGCGAACGCCATAAAAAGCGGCACGAAGACAGCCGCCGCGGCGGCGGAAAAGATCGGCGAAGGGCTTCAGGCCTTCTGCGTTCCCGGCTCCGTCGCCGACCAGCGCAAAGTCGGCCTCGGCCACGGCAACCTCGCTGCGATGCTGCTGCATGAGAATACAAAATGCTTCTGCTTCCTCGCGGGACACGAGTCCTTCGCCGCCGCGGAGGGAGCCATCGGCATCGCCCGCACGGCAAACAAAGTGCGCAAAGATCCGCTGCGCGTCATCCTCAACGGCCTCGGCAAAGACGCGGCCTACATCATCTCGCGCATCAACGGCTTCACCTTCGTGGAGACGCTCTACAACCAGTACACAGGCGAGCTTGAGGTGACGATGGAAAAACCCTTCTCCGACGGCGACAAGGCGAAAGTCAAATGCTACGGCGCGAATGATGTCAACGAGGGCGTGGCGATCATGCGCCACGAGGGCGTCGACGTCTCCATCACCGGCAATTCGACGAACCCCACGCGCTTCCAGCACCCCGTGGCCGGCACCTACAAAAAATGGGCCGTCGAAAACGGTAAAAAATACTTCTCCGTCGCCTCCGGCGGCGGCACGGGACGCACGCTGCACCCAGACAACATGGCCGCCGGTCCCGCGAGCTACGGCATGACCGACACCATGGGCCGCATGCACAGCGACGCGCAGTTTGCCGGCAGCTCTTCCGTCCCCGCGCACGTCGATATGATGGGCCTTATCGGCATGGGCAACAACCCGATGGTCGGTGCCTCCGTCGCCGTAGCCGTCGCCGTTGAAGAGGCGATGAGGTAA
- a CDS encoding Ig-like domain-containing protein → MAVGLRPAFHLNLESLLFTSPAAGGKTGGVAAALQEQTYTSDDKGKYEHKLTLATNTYKLDSADLTSGDFSNDAVSLDVKVRYSGASTGVGYHLAAVVTSGDRAVYYGQIKDLEAAADKSGDVTFTIPEYKSGEEVYLFVEGRNNNGDNKTDFASVPICIAGTDRRITALSEDVKEPRPETAVVKVEPSALTLAVGYARQLSLSFAPEGALEEITWSSDKPDIAAVNAATGVVSALKKGSAEITATAKTSGKKATCAVTVTKKPQTEGLILTPAAMTVSKGVTEKITAAFRGITEQPLTWSSSKESVATVDKDGTVTAKGEGTCVITAVTEDGAYSASCEVKVTAAAHGGGSSGCNTAGFGLFALLISMPLLFRKSAGRK, encoded by the coding sequence GTGGCTGTCGGCCTTCGTCCGGCTTTTCATTTAAATCTTGAATCTTTGCTCTTCACATCTCCCGCCGCAGGCGGGAAAACCGGCGGCGTAGCCGCCGCGCTTCAGGAACAAACCTACACCTCCGACGATAAAGGAAAATACGAACACAAACTGACCCTCGCGACAAATACATACAAACTGGACTCTGCCGACTTAACGAGCGGGGACTTCTCGAACGACGCCGTCAGCCTTGACGTGAAGGTAAGGTACTCAGGCGCCTCCACCGGCGTGGGCTACCACCTCGCCGCGGTTGTGACCAGCGGCGACAGGGCCGTTTACTACGGTCAGATAAAGGATCTTGAGGCCGCCGCCGACAAAAGCGGCGACGTTACATTCACCATTCCCGAATACAAAAGCGGCGAAGAGGTCTATCTCTTTGTCGAGGGGCGCAATAACAACGGCGATAATAAGACCGATTTTGCCAGCGTGCCTATATGTATCGCCGGAACCGACAGGCGGATAACGGCGCTCTCCGAAGACGTGAAGGAGCCGCGCCCTGAAACGGCCGTCGTGAAGGTGGAACCGTCGGCACTCACTCTCGCCGTGGGGTATGCCAGACAGCTCTCCCTCTCTTTCGCGCCGGAGGGGGCGCTGGAGGAGATAACCTGGAGCAGCGACAAACCCGACATAGCCGCCGTAAACGCCGCGACGGGCGTCGTCAGCGCGCTAAAAAAGGGAAGCGCGGAAATCACGGCGACAGCGAAGACAAGCGGCAAAAAGGCCACATGTGCCGTTACGGTGACGAAAAAACCGCAGACAGAGGGACTTATCCTCACGCCCGCGGCGATGACGGTCAGCAAAGGCGTGACGGAAAAGATAACCGCCGCCTTCCGGGGGATAACCGAACAGCCGCTGACCTGGAGCAGCAGCAAAGAGTCGGTCGCCACGGTGGACAAAGATGGAACGGTCACCGCTAAAGGCGAAGGAACCTGCGTGATAACGGCGGTCACAGAAGACGGCGCGTACAGCGCCTCCTGCGAGGTGAAGGTGACGGCGGCGGCCCACGGCGGCGGTTCAAGCGGCTGCAATACCGCCGGGTTTGGCCTGTTCGCGCTGCTCATATCGATGCCGCTCCTCTTTAGAAAAAGCGCGGGCCGTAAATAA
- a CDS encoding DUF6273 domain-containing protein: MKRTKRILMLLCAAALLMVPVLPAMALTSADVVYYGTYPQSGTSADFKVEPVLWRVLEVSGDKTALMLSEKILDGGVSFNPDYSDTDPYYCWWSESQIRKFLNGKEYVGSVSADVTKITVRNPKTYSFYEKAFSAGEGGGIIKAAVDNSSTRGATPGPKTTDKIFLLSYADAKNTAYGFANDDNSSSSRKAELTGYGASQGVMSNTEGNKKYGYWWLRSPGGSVY, encoded by the coding sequence GTGAAAAGAACGAAAAGAATTCTGATGTTGTTATGCGCGGCGGCGTTATTAATGGTGCCTGTGCTGCCCGCGATGGCGCTGACAAGCGCGGACGTCGTCTATTATGGGACATACCCGCAGTCCGGCACCTCGGCTGACTTCAAGGTGGAGCCCGTTCTCTGGCGCGTGCTCGAAGTGAGCGGCGACAAGACGGCGCTCATGCTTTCGGAAAAGATACTGGACGGCGGCGTGTCATTCAATCCCGATTACAGCGATACCGATCCATACTATTGCTGGTGGAGCGAATCGCAGATCCGCAAATTCCTCAATGGCAAAGAATATGTCGGGTCGGTCTCAGCGGATGTGACCAAGATAACGGTGAGGAACCCGAAAACCTATTCCTTCTACGAGAAGGCCTTCTCCGCGGGCGAAGGCGGCGGGATAATAAAGGCGGCGGTGGACAACTCGAGCACACGGGGTGCTACCCCCGGTCCCAAGACAACCGATAAAATATTCCTCCTTTCCTACGCCGATGCGAAAAATACTGCCTATGGTTTTGCCAATGATGATAATAGCAGTAGTTCCCGCAAAGCGGAGCTTACCGGCTATGGCGCGTCGCAGGGAGTCATGAGTAATACGGAAGGTAACAAGAAGTATGGTTATTGGTGGCTTCGTTCCCCCGGCGGCAGCGTCTACTGA
- a CDS encoding reverse transcriptase domain-containing protein, with product MTTDYEKMSSFESLMQAHKAARRGKRCKTEVILFEMNLSQSLWQLKRALDDRTYKISGYYRFKIHDPKERNIDALHYRDRVVQHALCDQILWPLLENRMIYDNAASRKGKGTSFAIDRLSCFLREHYKSHGAHGYFLKADFSRYFMSISHTVLKTKMRKVLADDEVYGLVCGIIDSFSPGVPLGNQTSQCFGVYYPDSMDRIIKEDWRAKYYTRYMDDGVIVHHDREFLKDCLAAMRDHAENVLKLQFNKKTQIFPISNGVDYLGFHFYLTDTGKVVRKLRRQSKKRFGGKLKEIAAKYYNNEMDYAAVKSHLAGFRGHLGQGHTYSLKRRLLENTDMLNFIDEI from the coding sequence ATGACGACAGATTACGAGAAAATGTCTTCCTTTGAGAGTCTCATGCAGGCTCACAAGGCTGCGAGACGGGGCAAGCGCTGTAAAACCGAGGTAATACTCTTTGAGATGAATCTGTCACAAAGTCTCTGGCAGCTTAAAAGAGCTTTAGACGACAGAACATACAAAATAAGCGGGTATTATCGGTTTAAAATCCACGATCCGAAAGAGAGAAACATAGACGCGCTGCACTACAGAGACAGAGTCGTTCAGCACGCGCTTTGCGACCAGATACTCTGGCCGCTTCTTGAAAACCGTATGATATATGACAATGCCGCCTCAAGAAAGGGAAAGGGAACCTCATTTGCGATAGACCGCCTCTCTTGTTTTTTAAGGGAACATTACAAGAGCCATGGTGCGCACGGATATTTTCTGAAAGCCGATTTCAGCAGATATTTTATGAGCATATCGCATACGGTCCTGAAGACAAAGATGCGAAAAGTGCTGGCTGACGACGAGGTATACGGACTGGTTTGCGGCATAATCGACAGCTTCTCCCCCGGGGTACCACTGGGAAACCAGACGAGCCAGTGTTTTGGGGTCTATTACCCGGACAGCATGGACCGGATAATAAAAGAGGACTGGCGCGCAAAATATTACACGCGGTACATGGACGACGGCGTAATCGTGCATCACGACAGGGAATTCCTCAAGGATTGCCTTGCGGCTATGAGAGATCATGCTGAAAATGTATTGAAGCTTCAATTCAACAAAAAGACTCAGATATTTCCAATATCTAACGGAGTGGACTATCTCGGTTTCCACTTTTATCTCACGGATACGGGGAAAGTTGTTCGTAAACTGAGGAGGCAGTCGAAGAAGCGCTTTGGGGGTAAGCTGAAGGAAATCGCCGCAAAATACTATAACAACGAAATGGATTATGCGGCGGTGAAATCCCATCTGGCGGGTTTTAGGGGGCACCTTGGCCAGGGGCACACATACTCGTTAAAGCGTCGGCTGCTTGAGAATACGGACATGCTCAACTTTATTGACGAAATATAA
- a CDS encoding four helix bundle protein: MVGKKSELTIITKAKELTDYIFVATESSPKKYRYTFTARLQNKSLEVVETLYAANDVYIGGGESSKRYERRLDLQHKALTDLKVIDYLSFVASERGCLLKRQYEHLSELISDCSNLLGAWINSDKKRFASRT; the protein is encoded by the coding sequence ATGGTGGGGAAAAAAAGCGAACTGACGATCATAACAAAGGCCAAAGAGCTGACCGATTATATTTTTGTAGCGACGGAATCGTCCCCGAAGAAATATCGGTATACCTTTACGGCGAGACTCCAGAACAAATCTCTGGAGGTTGTCGAGACGCTTTACGCGGCGAACGACGTCTATATTGGCGGCGGTGAGTCTTCGAAGAGGTATGAAAGGCGCCTTGACCTGCAGCATAAAGCGCTTACGGACTTGAAAGTCATTGATTATCTGTCATTCGTGGCAAGCGAGCGGGGATGTTTGCTCAAGAGACAATACGAACATCTTAGCGAGTTGATAAGCGATTGCTCTAATTTGTTGGGAGCATGGATAAACAGCGATAAAAAAAGATTCGCGTCCAGAACGTGA
- a CDS encoding phenylacetate--CoA ligase family protein → MEKQNYYQPEIECASREQIREWQSEGLVKTVRHAYENSPYYRKKMDEHGVKPEDIKGVDDLHKLPFISKDDLREAYPYGLLCKPLSECVRIQSTSGTTGKRVIAFYTQHDIDAWDDGCARAIVAAGGTKDDVVHVSYGYGLFTGGAGLNGGSHKLGSLTLPMSSGSTDRQIQFMQDLGSTILCCTPSYAAYLGETVVEKGLQDTIKLKAGIFGAEAWSEEMRHDIEKKLGIKAYDIYGLTELEGPGVSYECCEQRGMHICEDQFIAEIINPNTGEVLPDGEKGELVFTSVNKEAFPMIRYRTRDICVLSHEKCSCGRTHVRMAKPMGRSDDMLIIKGVNVFPSQIETVLIDNGYSPNYQLIVDRVNNSDTLDINVEMNQETFSDTLGEISTREKTLVNALKGFLGIYARVHLVEPKSIPRSEGKAVRIIDKRKLY, encoded by the coding sequence ATGGAGAAACAGAATTATTACCAGCCCGAAATCGAATGCGCGTCACGTGAACAGATCAGAGAATGGCAGAGCGAAGGACTTGTAAAGACCGTCCGGCACGCCTATGAAAACTCGCCCTACTACCGTAAGAAGATGGACGAACACGGCGTGAAGCCGGAGGATATCAAGGGCGTCGACGACCTGCACAAGCTTCCCTTCATCAGCAAGGACGACCTGCGCGAGGCCTATCCCTACGGGCTGCTCTGCAAACCCCTCTCCGAATGCGTCCGTATCCAGTCCACGAGCGGCACCACCGGCAAGCGCGTCATCGCCTTCTACACGCAGCATGACATCGATGCCTGGGACGACGGCTGCGCGCGCGCGATCGTCGCGGCCGGCGGCACCAAGGACGACGTCGTGCACGTCTCGTACGGCTACGGCCTCTTCACCGGCGGGGCGGGACTCAACGGCGGCTCGCATAAGCTAGGCTCCCTCACGCTGCCGATGTCATCCGGCTCCACCGACCGTCAGATACAGTTCATGCAGGACTTAGGCTCGACGATACTCTGCTGCACCCCCTCATACGCCGCCTATCTGGGCGAGACGGTCGTCGAAAAGGGGCTGCAGGATACGATAAAGCTCAAGGCGGGGATATTCGGCGCGGAGGCCTGGAGCGAAGAGATGCGCCATGACATCGAGAAGAAGCTCGGGATCAAGGCATACGACATCTACGGCCTCACGGAGCTCGAGGGCCCCGGCGTCAGCTATGAATGCTGCGAGCAGCGCGGCATGCACATCTGCGAGGACCAGTTCATCGCCGAGATCATCAATCCCAATACCGGCGAAGTTCTGCCGGACGGCGAAAAGGGCGAGCTCGTCTTCACCTCCGTCAATAAAGAGGCCTTCCCGATGATCCGCTACCGCACCCGCGACATCTGCGTGCTCTCCCACGAGAAATGCTCCTGCGGCCGCACCCACGTCCGCATGGCGAAGCCGATGGGGCGCAGCGACGACATGCTCATCATCAAGGGCGTCAACGTCTTCCCCTCGCAGATAGAGACGGTGCTTATCGACAACGGATATTCACCGAACTACCAGCTCATCGTCGACCGCGTCAACAACAGCGACACCCTCGACATCAACGTTGAGATGAACCAGGAGACGTTCAGCGACACCCTCGGCGAGATATCAACGCGCGAAAAGACGCTCGTCAACGCCTTGAAGGGCTTCCTTGGAATTTACGCGAGGGTCCATCTCGTCGAACCGAAGAGCATCCCGCGCAGCGAGGGCAAGGCGGTGCGCATTATCGACAAGCGTAAGCTCTACTAA
- a CDS encoding acetolactate synthase: protein MKGEKTMTVKQISVFVENKPGKLAEFVELLRANGIDMRALSLAEAADFGVLRTIVSDPDKAQKVLSDAGSISAVTPVLAVEVSDEPGALYHILDILKEGNVNLEYTYAFTTRKDQGAYMVFRVADKSIDKAIELLADNGIGIVAQEDIYDL from the coding sequence ATGAAGGGGGAAAAGACCATGACAGTCAAACAGATTTCCGTCTTTGTAGAAAACAAGCCGGGGAAACTGGCGGAGTTCGTGGAGCTCCTGCGCGCAAACGGCATTGATATGCGGGCGCTCTCGCTCGCCGAGGCCGCCGACTTCGGCGTGCTCCGTACGATCGTCAGCGACCCCGATAAGGCGCAGAAGGTGCTCTCCGATGCGGGCAGCATTTCGGCGGTGACGCCGGTGCTCGCCGTTGAGGTATCCGACGAGCCGGGCGCGCTTTACCATATTCTCGACATACTCAAAGAGGGTAACGTCAACCTTGAATACACCTATGCCTTCACGACACGCAAGGATCAGGGAGCATATATGGTCTTCCGCGTCGCGGACAAGAGCATTGACAAGGCGATAGAACTTCTCGCGGATAACGGCATCGGCATCGTGGCCCAGGAAGATATTTACGACCTGTAA
- a CDS encoding right-handed parallel beta-helix repeat-containing protein translates to MKRITGRFFVLLLCALLFTGSAEAGNFSELQGAINGTNEGATLTLSDDYTYDVLNGETGITVEGIIIDKPITIDGANHVVDAMGMARIFKVTGTNVVFKNLTITKGGYAAADSKKGTVSGGGVYVGRNLVVAFDNVKITKCGTEKGVHTKDGGAALFIDAKAKVTFKNCEISENTGKDRAGGIYLIGNAVLENTKIINNICGSRGGGIYVDPGFVSPERGGEWGGNIKMINCTVSGNKGGRGGGVYVNPENDTLNVFKGCTIASNDVSDNGIGNGGGILFYNAHGKMENCVISNNKAKNGGGVILDVLSELELVKCEIINNVATVAGAGLYSHDGSHNDDTMKPVGTATFTECTIKGNKLADVTRQDISVHYSSNTDKLEKDKNGNILGWTARYDGDFNSVGNNTIGVVDKVRPIGVSKAVPIKLLASDKVEVIEENSGGSSGGCNAAAFPLLLLVFGGAAIFFRKR, encoded by the coding sequence TTGAAGCGAATCACCGGAAGGTTTTTTGTACTGTTGCTTTGTGCTCTTTTGTTTACCGGCAGCGCCGAGGCGGGAAATTTCAGCGAATTGCAGGGCGCAATAAATGGAACCAACGAAGGCGCGACTTTGACGTTATCGGATGATTACACATATGATGTCTTAAATGGTGAGACAGGAATAACAGTAGAGGGAATAATTATCGACAAGCCGATAACTATTGATGGAGCTAACCACGTAGTTGACGCTATGGGTATGGCGCGTATCTTTAAAGTTACGGGAACGAATGTTGTATTTAAGAACCTTACGATAACAAAGGGCGGATACGCGGCTGCCGATTCTAAAAAAGGCACCGTCAGTGGCGGCGGAGTTTATGTCGGGCGTAACCTGGTAGTCGCTTTTGATAATGTGAAGATTACAAAGTGCGGCACCGAGAAGGGGGTGCATACGAAGGATGGAGGCGCCGCTCTTTTTATCGACGCCAAAGCTAAGGTGACGTTCAAGAATTGTGAAATATCCGAAAACACGGGAAAAGACAGAGCTGGCGGGATATATTTGATAGGTAACGCCGTACTTGAGAATACAAAAATAATTAATAATATTTGTGGATCTCGCGGCGGTGGCATTTACGTTGACCCCGGATTTGTATCCCCGGAACGTGGAGGGGAGTGGGGCGGCAACATAAAGATGATAAACTGCACGGTATCTGGCAATAAAGGCGGACGTGGTGGTGGAGTCTACGTAAATCCAGAGAACGATACGTTGAATGTATTCAAAGGTTGTACAATTGCCTCAAATGATGTATCCGATAATGGTATAGGCAACGGCGGCGGTATCCTCTTTTATAATGCTCACGGAAAAATGGAAAACTGCGTAATATCGAACAACAAGGCCAAGAACGGTGGTGGCGTTATCCTTGATGTTTTAAGCGAACTTGAGCTTGTTAAATGTGAAATAATAAATAACGTAGCAACAGTCGCGGGAGCCGGACTGTATTCACACGATGGCTCGCATAATGATGATACAATGAAGCCCGTTGGTACTGCGACATTTACAGAATGTACGATTAAGGGGAATAAACTAGCTGACGTAACCCGTCAAGATATAAGTGTGCACTATTCGAGCAACACCGATAAATTGGAAAAAGATAAAAATGGCAATATTCTTGGTTGGACCGCACGATATGACGGTGATTTTAACAGTGTCGGGAATAATACGATTGGCGTGGTTGACAAAGTTCGTCCGATAGGTGTATCTAAAGCGGTGCCGATCAAACTTCTTGCTTCAGATAAAGTCGAGGTAATCGAAGAAAACTCCGGCGGTTCCTCCGGCGGCTGTAATGCCGCGGCCTTCCCGCTTCTGCTGCTGGTGTTCGGCGGAGCGGCGATATTTTTCAGAAAGAGGTAG